GCCGTCGGGGCCGGGGTTCTCGGTGTGGGCGACGATCAGGGTGCCGCGGCCGGTCCGAGGCGGGTGAGCCCGCTCCCGGGCGGTTCCCGGCGCTACCCGTCCGCCGGCAGCAGCGGGTTGCCGTTCGCCGCGAGACGACGTCGCGGGTCCGTCTCGTCGGGGATCGCGCGGGCAACGCTCACCTCGACGACGGCGTCCGGCAGTTCCTCGGCCGCCCGGCCCGCGACTTCGCCGACGACGCCCGCGTCACCGCCGCGACGGGCGTCTGGAACCTGGAGAACGCCTCATGAAGAACCTCCGGACGGTCGCCCTGCGCAGGCGGACTTCGCGGGCGGGCGGGTGGCGCTGAACCCCGTCCGGGCGGTGCTGCACGCGGTCGCGTTCGGGCTGATGCGCGGGCGCTGATCGGGTAGGGGGCACACCGGATGGCCGACGACGCGGCGGCGGCGCGCGGCGTCGGCGTGCGGGCTACGCGCCCCGCAGGGTGCGCTGCATGAGGATCGTGTCGACCCAGCGCCCGTGCTTGAACCCCACCTCCGTCAGCCGGCCCACCTGCGTGAACCCGTGCCGCCTGTGCAGAGCGGGCGAGGTGCCGTCGCCGGTGTCCGCGATCACCGCCATGATCTGCCGCACGTCCGCCTTCGCGCACCGGTCGACCAGTTCCGCCAGCAGCGCGCCGCCGATGCCCTGTCCCGTGCGGCCCGGGGCGAGGTAGATGGTGTTCTCGACGGTGTGCCTGTAGGCCGGCTTGGGGCGCCAGGGGACGGCGTAGGCGTAGCCGGCGAGGCTTCCGTCCGCCTCGGCGACGAGGAACGGCAGGCCGCGGTCGCTCAGGTCGCGCAGCCGCTGCTGCCAGTACGCGGGCGGAGGCGGGGTCTCCTCGAAGGTGATCACGGTGTCGGTGACGTAGTACGTGTAGATCTCGGCGATCGCCGCCATGTCCTCGGGAGCTGCTGGGCGGATGGCGGCCGCCGGCGGGAAGGTGGGAACCTGCCTATTGTGCGCCGGGTCCGGAACGCGGACCGGAGGTGTCCGCGATGCGGGCCGTGATGCGGAGCGCCTCCTCGCCCTCTCCCCGTGCCACGCAGCACGCCGGCGCCGCCCGAAGGTTCGGCGTCTCCGTGTCCGGGCGGCGCAGCCACTCCCGCTGTCCCGGGCCGCGGAGCCGGGCGTCCGCCTCCTCCGCGAGGTGCGTGAAGTGCCGGCCTGACCGAGATCTTCGGCGGCTTCGGGGCCGACGCGGCGGCCCGTGTTCACGAGGCCGCCGGCGGCATCCCGGTCGGTTCGGTGACGTACGGCATCGAGTCGATGGACGCCGCCGCCGCCTTCCGCGCCGCCTGATCCCCGGCGGTCCGGCCCCGGGACCTGCCGTAGCCCCGGCGCTACCCGCCGTCCTTCCCCGGGCCCGGCAGCCCGAGCAGGTCCTCGGCGCCGCCGGCCTCGGGCGGCAGCGCGTCGAGGGCCGCGACGATCGTCCGCTCCTCGAAGCGGAAGTGGGACTCCACGATCGCGCTCAGCCCCTCCAGCTCACTCCGTACCCGTGCCGCGTCCCCCTCGCCGGGGTCCTCGGGCAGGGTGTCGAGGACCCGCTCCAGGCTCTGCAGGAGGCCGCTCATCATCGCGTGGTCCTGCTCCATCTTGGCGATCAGCGGCCGCAGTTCCGGGTCGCGCGCGGCGAGCGCGGGGAAGGCGCCGCGGTCCTCGCCGGTGTGGTGGGAGGTGAGCGCGGTGCAGAAGGCGAGGCAGTGGGCTTTGAGGTCGCGCGGCCGGGGGCCGCCTGCCAGGTAGTCGTCGGTCTCCTCACGGAGCCGGGCGAGCTGCGCGCGGAGCCCGCGGTGGATGGCGAGGAGTTCGGCGCCGAGGGCGACGAGCCGCGCACGGGATTCGGGGGACATGGTGCCATCCGATCACGGCGGCCCGGTCCGCCGGATCCGGGGGCCCCGGCCCGTCGGGCGGCGGGCTTTGGGGCCGGCGGTTACCAGTGGCCGGCCACGTGGCCGTCAAGCATCGGCCGAATTCGCGGCATGACCCGCGCCGCCGCATACGCTGCACGCACGGTCCTGTCCCTGCCACGGGCGGCGCGGCAGGGACAGGAACGGGGCCGCTCGCGTCCGCCCGGGTTCAGGGCGTGCGGCCGGTGAACGCCAGCAGGCGGGTCTGCACGTCGGCGCTCTCCGGGACCTCGACGCGCGGCCCGTAGTGGCCGCTGCCGCGCAGCACCTCGTCCATCGGCAGCATCCCCGCCAGCAGGGCGGCGCACTTGGCCGGATCCAGGTGCTCGTCCTGGCCGGTCGCCCGGGCCAGGTCCCAGGTGTGCATGAAGACGTCGCTCGTGTAGAAGCGGTCGATCGCCTGGGCCAGCGGGAGGTCGCCGGTCTGCGGGTGCGAGAGCGTCCTGCCCGCGGTGGCCGGATCGTCCAGCAGGGACTGCACGGCGTCGTTGTGGACCTGCCAGGCCGCCACCGGGTCGTCGTCCACGGAGGGGCCCTCCGGCAGCTCGATGCCCGCGCCCGTCTTGAGGAAGCCGGGGAACCACTCGACGAGGTGCCGCACGACGTCCCGCGCGACCCAGCCCTCGCACGGCGCCGGGTCGTCCCACCTGCCCGCCTCGGCGCCGCGGACGCGCGCGGTGAAGCCGGCGGCGATCCGGCGGTGCTCCTCGGCCGCCTGGGTGCCGTCGAGTACGGCGTCCAGCCGCTCGTACCCCTCGCGGATGCCGGTCTCGGCCCCGCTGGCGATCATCCCGTCGCGGGATTCGAGGGAGTCGAGCAGCGACGTGGCGGTGAGCCGGGTGCGCCCGCCGAGGTCCTCGAAGACGGCGGTCTCCAGGCTGACGCTGTCCGGCATGCCCTCGTAGGTGAAGGTCTGGACGATGCGCTCTGCGGGGCGCACCTCGTGGAAGACGCCGTGGAAGGCGTACTCGTTGCCCTCCTCGTCGGCGTGGACGTAGCGGTACGAGCCGTCGGTGCGGGCGTCGTACCGGTCGATGGTCATGGTGAGCCCGCGCGGGCCAAGCCACTGGGCGACGAGGTCGGGGTCGGTGTGCGCGCGGAACACCCGCTCGGGCGGGGCCTCGAACTCCCGGGTGATCACGATGGTGGGCAGCGCCGGGTCGACGACGATCCCGGTCTCGTTGCGGTGGCGGGTGGGCGTGGTGCTCATGATGCTTCTTCTCTCTCTGTCCGGGTCTTCTCCACCGGCGGTCCCTCCTGGGCGTCCATCCGCTCCAGGACGGCGTCCAGGCGGCGGTAACGGTCCTCCGCCGCGCGCCGGTAGCGCTCTATCCACTTCGTCATGAGGTCGAAGACCTCCGCCTGAAGGTGGCAGGGCCGCCGCTGGGCGTCCCGGCTGCGGCTGACCAGGCCGGCCTCCTCCAGGACGCGGATGTGCTTGGAGACGGCCTGCACGCTGACGTCGTACGGCTCGGCCAGCTCGTTGACCGTCGCGTCGCCCGCGGTGAGGCGGGCGACGATGTCGCGGCGGGTCGGGTCCGCCAGGGCGGAGAACACCAGCGACAGCCGTTCGTCCGGCTCGGGGACCGAGGTCATCTCACGTCCTCAACTGTTCGGTTGAATACACGCTAGCCCGGACGCGGGCGAGTGGTCAACCGTTCGGTTGAATAGCCTGGTGGTTACCGCTGAGGGAGCCCGCAGCTCGCGCCCTCGCGGGCCGGGAGGAAGGGGAAGCGCAGCCGGTAGCGGTTGCGGGAGACCAGGCGGTAGACGGCCGCGGCGGGGCGGCGCACGGGCCGGGCGGCGAGCGCGCGGCCCAGGAGCCGGCCGGCGCGGTTCCCGCTGCGCAGGGTGCCGGCGATGGCCATGGCGCCGCCCGGCGGCACGGTCGCCGCCGGCGCCCCGGCGGGCGCGTACCCCACCTCCTCGACCAGCACCACCTCGCGCAGCAGCCGCTCCTCCGGCACCCCGTACACCGCCGGGTCCACCGACTGCCACGGCACGATCCGCACGTCCGGCGCGAACCGCCGGCGCCCGAAGTCGGCCCATCCCGTGCAGAACCCGCAGTCACCGTCGTACAGCAGCAGCATCCCGCGCCTCCTCCGTGTCGTGCGGTGTCCCGCTCGTCCCCTCCAGCATGTGGTGGTGCGCGAGACCGGGCAAAGCCGGGGGCGGCTCGGGTAGCAGCGTGAGACCCGCGCGGGCGAAGAGCCCGCGGTACTCGGCGAGCGTGCGCTCCCGCCCCGCCGTCAGCACCATCATCTCCACGTCGCTCTGCGCCATCGCCACCTCGGCGTCCGCCTGCGTACGGGCCCGCCCGCGGCCTCCGGCAGGACCAGCGCGGGCACCAGCACCCGGCCGCCGGGCCGCAGCGCCGTCCGGCAGGCGCGCAGCACGCGCACGCAGTCGTCGTCGCCGAAGTTGTGCAGGGATGTTCTTCAGCAGGCAGGCGTCGGCCGGACCGCCGTCGCCCGTCGGCACCGCGGTGAAGAAGTCCCCCGCCACCAGCGTGCACCGTTGGACATGCCCGCGGACATCAGGCTCAGCACCCGCTGCTCCCGCTCGGTCAGCACGTCCACGCCGACGGTCAGCGGCCCGCTGAGCACGTCGCTCAGCCGCCGCGACACCCGGCGCAGCAGCCGCGGCGAGACGAACAGGTCCCGGGAGGCCGCCGCGTACAGGCCGGCCGCGGTGTCGAACACCGAGTCGTCCGGCAGCATCACGGCCGACGCGCCCAGCGCCAGCGCCTGCGCCACCTGGCCCTCCTCACCCCCGCACACGACGGCCAGCGGCCGCGGCCGGCCCACGCCGCCGCCTGCCCCTGCCCCGGCACCCCCGCCGTCCTCCGCCCCGGACTCGGCGGTCCCCCGCCGCGGCACCAGCCGCGGGAACTCCCGTACGGACTCCCCGGTGGCCGCGGACGGCCGCGCCAGCCAGACGTCCACCCGCCCGGCCTCGGGGCGCGAGACGGCGTCCGCCACCACGGTGCCGGTCAGCACGATGTCGATGTGGAATCTGTCGAGTGCGAGCCCGAGCACGTGCGACAGGTGCCGGCGGTCAGGCGTCACGATCCCCATGGAAAGCGCGCGAACTCACCTCACTGATACGGAAACGGTCGCGTAGTCAAACCCGACTCGTCAATGCGCAAGCTACCGCCCTACCGGTGGGTGACCCGAGCGTGGGACCCGGCGGATCGTGCCCGGTTCGGCCCGTTTCCGCGGCGGTCCCCCGGGCCCTGAACGGGCGCGACGGCACCGCCCGCCCGGCCCGCGGGGCCCGCTTGTGGGGAAAACAGCCCTGTATCGTGGCCGACTTCCGCCCCACCCGTAGCGGAACCATCCTGTCCGCGGTCGCGTCCTGAGGAACCTGAGTTGATCACGACAAGAGGACAGGACACAGGCGACTGTATGGGCGCGAACACAGAGAAGCGGGCGTTACTGGCCACGGCAGCCGCGGTGCTGCTCGCCGCGGGCTGCGGGGACGACGGCGGCGAGGGGAGCGACGCCGCCGGGGGCGGGGCCCCGCTGGCGGAGGAGTGGCGGACGAAGGCCGTGGCGCACGAACCGGAGGACGTGTGGCTGCCGCCGCTCTGGGTCACCGGTGACCGGGTCGTCGGCATCAGCACCGAAGGGGTCACAGGACACGACGCCAAGACCGGCAAGCCCGCCTGGGAACTGGCGCCGCCACCGGGCGCGGGACAGCCCTGCGCCGCCTCGCCGGCCGTGAACGCCGGCGGCGTCGGCGCGGTGCTGTTCGGCCCGGCGGACGCGAAACCCGGCGACGACTCCTGCGCGGTGCTCACGGTGGTCGACACCACGAGCGGCAAGCTGCTCTGGAGCAAGGACCTGACCTCCGGCGACAGCGCGTACCCGAGCGCCGACGTCATCCCCGTCAGCGTCGGCGAGGAGGCGGTCACCGTCGAGCTGATCGAGGACGGTCTGCACCGCTTCTCCCTCGACGGCGAGGAACTGCCCACCCCCGAGGTGACGGTGGGCGAGCAGTGCGACGACTTCTCCACCGACTGGCGGCACAGCGCCACCTCTCTGGTCGCCGTCGTGGACTGCCCCGACCTGACCGGCGCCGAGAACCACATCGCCGCGTACGACGCCGCGAGCGGCGAAGAGCTGTGGACCGCGGCGGACTTCACCGACGAGGACCAGCCCGCCCGGGTCGAGATCCTCACCGACGAGCCGCTGACGGTCGCGACGCAGGAGCGGCTGGTGTCGTTCGGCGAGGACGGCAAGGTGCTGACCGACCTGCCGCTCAAGCGGCCCGACGGGTATCTCCACCTCGACCCGGGGGACTTCACCATCCGGGACTCGGTGCTGGTCACCAGCTACGACGACGCCACCAACGACTACGTGGGCATCGATCTGACCACCGGCAAGGAGCTGTGGAAGAAGGAGTTCGACTTCGCTCCGCACCCGCTGGCCCCCGGCGGCGGTTCCGGCGGCGAACTGGTCGCGCTCCGGGACGGCATGATCGAGGGCGAGAAGGCCATGGGCGAGTACCTGGCGCTGTGGGACGCGCGGAAGGGCGGCGAGCCCACGACCGCGGGCATGCTGCCGGAGAACGCGGGCTCCGCGCAGGCGGTGGCCAGCAGCGACGACGGCGGCGTGGTGTACGTGCTCGCCGAGCCCGAGGTCGGCGAGGAGGCGCTGCGGATCGAGGCGTACCGGCGGTAGCGCGCCGGGCGGGGGCCGCCGCCGTGCGCCGGAGCGGACGGCGGCGCCCCCGCGACCGGCTGCCGGGGCGGCTCCGGACTCCCCGCCGCTGTACGGCAGTCGGGGACTCCGGCTGGCCCCCGTACGGGCCGGGGGGTGGCGCCCGCGGCCACGGGGGTGGCAGCCGGAGGGATCCGGCGGCGCCGCCGCCCTAGCGTTCCTGCGTATGAGAACTCCCGCGCCGCGCCCCTCGCGCCGCTCCCTGCTCGCCCTCGGCTCCGCCGCTGCCGCCGCGCCCGCGCTGGGCGCCGGCCCGCCCACGCCGGTACCGGCCACGGCCGGGTCCCCGACGCCCCGGACGACTTCGACGAGCTGGACATCGACGGGCTGCGCCGCCGCATGGCCGACGGGCGGCTCGACGCCGTCCGGCTCACCCGCCACTACCTGGAGCGGATCGAGCGCATCGACCCCCTCCTCCGCTCGGTCATCGAGGTCAGTCCCGACGCGCTGCGCGAGGCGCGCAAGCTCGACCGGGAACGGCGGCCCCGCGGCCCGCTGCACGGCATGCCCGTGCTGCTCAAGGACATGTTCGAGACCGCCGACCCGATGCACACCACCGCCGGTTCCTACGCCCTGGAGGGGATGCGGGTCCGGAGGGACTCCGCCGTGGCGGCCCGGCTGCGCGCCGCCGGCGCCGTCATCCTGGGCAAGACCAACCTCAGCGAGTGGGCCGGCGGCATGTCCCTGACCCACCACGCCGGCTGGAGCGCCCGCGGCGGGCAGACCGCCAACCCGTACAAGCTCGACCGCTCACCACATGAGTCCAGCTCCGGCACCGGCGCCGCCGTCGCCGCCAACCTGTGCGTCGCCGGCATCGGCACCGAGATGAACGGCTCGATCCTCGACCCGTCGTCCGCCAACTGCGTCGTCGGCGTCAAGCCGACCGTCGGGCTCGTCGGCCGCGGCGGCATGATCCCCGGGGTGCCGAGCCAGGACAGCGTCGGCCCGATGGCCCGTACCGTACGGGATGCCGCGATCCTGCTCGGCACCCTCGACCTGATCCGCGGCGACGCCTACGGCGGCGGCTCCTCGACCCCCGCGGCGCTCGCCGGCTATCCGGCGGTGAGCGTGCCGGCGGGGTTCGCGTTCGGGCTGCCGGTCGGGCTGACGTTCATGGGGACGGCGTGGAGCGAACCGACGCTGCTGCGGCTGGCGTACGCGTACGAGCGCGCGACCGCGGTCCGCAGGCCGCCGGAGTACCGGGCGCCGGACGTCGGCCTGTAAGCCGCCCGCCGCGTCCGCCCGCCGTGCCCCGCGCGCGTCAGTGCGCGATGCCGTCGATCAGCCCCCGCGCGCCCTGCCGCAGCAGCGCGAGGGCGACCGACGTGCCGAGGTCGGGCGGGGTGAGCCGGCCCGCGGACTCGTGGGCGTGGAGCACCGTCTTGCCGTCGGGGCTGAACACCCGGCCGCGCAGCCACAGTTCGTCCGGCGCCGCGGTGGCGAAGCCGGCGATGGGGCTGTTGCAGTGGCCCTGGAGCACGTGCAGGAACATCCGCTCGGCCATGGCCTCGCGGTACGTCTCCGGGTGGTTCAGGTCGCTGACGACGTCGATGGTCGCCGTGTCGTCCTCGCGGCACTGGAGCGCCAGGATCCCCGCGCCCAGCGGCGGGCACATCGTCTCCACCGGCAGCACCTCGGTGATGACGTCGGCGCGGCCGATGCGTTCGAGACCGGCCACGGCCAGCAGCAGCGCGTCGACCTCCCCGGCGTGGAGCTTCGCCAGCCGGCGGTTCGCGTTGCCGCGGAACGGCACGCACTCCAGGTGCGGGTACGCGGCGGAGAGCTGGGCGATCCGGCGCACCGAGGACGTGCCGATCCGGGTGCCCGCGGGCAGGTCGTCGAGTCCAAGCCCGCCGGGGTGGACCAGCGCGTCGCGGATGTCGTCGCGGCGCAGGAACGCGGCGAACGTCGTCCCGGCCGGCAGCGGCCGGTCCGCGGGCACGTCCTTGACGCAGTGCACGGCCAGGTCCGCCTCCCCGCTGACCAGCGCGGCGTCGACCTCCTTGGTGAACGCGCCCTTGCCGTCGACCTGGGAGAGGTCGCCCAGCCACTTGTCGCCCGTGGTCTTCACCGGCACCACCGCGGTGCGGATGCCGGGGTGGTGGGCGGCCAGCTCGGCGCGGACGCGCTCGACCTGGGCGAGGGCCATGGGGGAGTCGCGCGAGACGATGCGGATGAGCTCGGGCACGGACATGCCGTACACGATAGACCGTCAGAAACGGCCTCTTCGGACGGGCCCCGGCCCCGCGGTCGCGTACGCCTCGGACCTGCCTCGAACGCGTGCGCCGCCCGGGAGCCCGCGGGGCTCCCGGGCGGCGCATGTGCCGTCGGCGGCTCGGCCGGCGTTCCGCCGGAGCTACCTGACGCCCGGGACGGTGAACGACGGCGGCCCCGCGGGGAGGTCCACCGTGTACTGCCTCAGGTACGTGTCGAGGTAGGGCGAGCGCTCGCCGCCGGTCGCCACGTCGTCGGCGGTGCCGTCCAGGGCCAGGTGCAGCGTCGCGTCACGCACCTCGATCGTCTCGCCGGACGGGGTGTCCCGCCACGAGCCGGTCTGGATCGTGCCGATCTCCACGGCCAGCACGTGCCCGGCCGCCAGCCGCCAGTCGGTCGACTTCAGGTCGACGGTGAACCGGCCGCGCTCCAGCAGCGAGACCTGCTCGTCGAACATCACGGCGGTGCCGTCGGGGGCGACGTCGTAGAGCTTGAGCATGACGTTCCCCGCGCCCTTCGCGTTCAGCGCGATCCGCGGGGTGCCGGTGACGCGCACGTCCCGCTCAAGCGGCTTCGACCACGCGAAGAAACTCGACGTGACCTCGCCCGCCCGCTGCTGCTTCGCGGCCTCGGCGGCGAGTCCGTCCGGTGCGGCCGGCTCCAGGGCGGGCGCGTTCTCCATGTCCCACTTGCCGGACGGCTGC
The Streptomyces sp. CNQ-509 DNA segment above includes these coding regions:
- a CDS encoding DNA-binding response regulator, with product MTPDRRHLSHVLGLALDRFHIDIVLTGTVVADAVSRPEAGRVDVWLARPSAATGESVREFPRLVPRRGTAESGAEDGGGAGAGAGGGVGRPRPLAVVCGGEEGQVAQALALGASAVMLPDDSVFDTAAGLYAAASRDLFVSPRLLRRVSRRLSDVLSGPLTVGVDVLTEREQRVLSLMSAGMSNGARWWRGTSSPRCRRATAVRPTPAC
- a CDS encoding TIGR03086 family metal-binding protein, whose protein sequence is MSTTPTRHRNETGIVVDPALPTIVITREFEAPPERVFRAHTDPDLVAQWLGPRGLTMTIDRYDARTDGSYRYVHADEEGNEYAFHGVFHEVRPAERIVQTFTYEGMPDSVSLETAVFEDLGGRTRLTATSLLDSLESRDGMIASGAETGIREGYERLDAVLDGTQAAEEHRRIAAGFTARVRGAEAGRWDDPAPCEGWVARDVVRHLVEWFPGFLKTGAGIELPEGPSVDDDPVAAWQVHNDAVQSLLDDPATAGRTLSHPQTGDLPLAQAIDRFYTSDVFMHTWDLARATGQDEHLDPAKCAALLAGMLPMDEVLRGSGHYGPRVEVPESADVQTRLLAFTGRTP
- a CDS encoding amidase family protein; the encoded protein is MAPAATGVAAGGIRRRRRPSVPAYENSRAAPLAPLPARPRLRRCRRARAGRRPAHAGTGHGRVPDAPDDFDELDIDGLRRRMADGRLDAVRLTRHYLERIERIDPLLRSVIEVSPDALREARKLDRERRPRGPLHGMPVLLKDMFETADPMHTTAGSYALEGMRVRRDSAVAARLRAAGAVILGKTNLSEWAGGMSLTHHAGWSARGGQTANPYKLDRSPHESSSGTGAAVAANLCVAGIGTEMNGSILDPSSANCVVGVKPTVGLVGRGGMIPGVPSQDSVGPMARTVRDAAILLGTLDLIRGDAYGGGSSTPAALAGYPAVSVPAGFAFGLPVGLTFMGTAWSEPTLLRLAYAYERATAVRRPPEYRAPDVGL
- a CDS encoding DUF6506 family protein, coding for MFGGFGADAAARVHEAAGGIPVGSVTYGIESMDAAAAFRAA
- a CDS encoding thiol-disulfide oxidoreductase DCC family protein yields the protein MLLLYDGDCGFCTGWADFGRRRFAPDVRIVPWQSVDPAVYGVPEERLLREVVLVEEVGYAPAGAPAATVPPGGAMAIAGTLRSGNRAGRLLGRALAARPVRRPAAAVYRLVSRNRYRLRFPFLPAREGASCGLPQR
- a CDS encoding hemerythrin domain-containing protein, with the translated sequence MSPESRARLVALGAELLAIHRGLRAQLARLREETDDYLAGGPRPRDLKAHCLAFCTALTSHHTGEDRGAFPALAARDPELRPLIAKMEQDHAMMSGLLQSLERVLDTLPEDPGEGDAARVRSELEGLSAIVESHFRFEERTIVAALDALPPEAGGAEDLLGLPGPGKDGG
- a CDS encoding PQQ-binding-like beta-propeller repeat protein translates to MGANTEKRALLATAAAVLLAAGCGDDGGEGSDAAGGGAPLAEEWRTKAVAHEPEDVWLPPLWVTGDRVVGISTEGVTGHDAKTGKPAWELAPPPGAGQPCAASPAVNAGGVGAVLFGPADAKPGDDSCAVLTVVDTTSGKLLWSKDLTSGDSAYPSADVIPVSVGEEAVTVELIEDGLHRFSLDGEELPTPEVTVGEQCDDFSTDWRHSATSLVAVVDCPDLTGAENHIAAYDAASGEELWTAADFTDEDQPARVEILTDEPLTVATQERLVSFGEDGKVLTDLPLKRPDGYLHLDPGDFTIRDSVLVTSYDDATNDYVGIDLTTGKELWKKEFDFAPHPLAPGGGSGGELVALRDGMIEGEKAMGEYLALWDARKGGEPTTAGMLPENAGSAQAVASSDDGGVVYVLAEPEVGEEALRIEAYRR
- a CDS encoding GNAT family N-acetyltransferase — translated: MRPAAPEDMAAIAEIYTYYVTDTVITFEETPPPPAYWQQRLRDLSDRGLPFLVAEADGSLAGYAYAVPWRPKPAYRHTVENTIYLAPGRTGQGIGGALLAELVDRCAKADVRQIMAVIADTGDGTSPALHRRHGFTQVGRLTEVGFKHGRWVDTILMQRTLRGA
- the hemC gene encoding hydroxymethylbilane synthase, translated to MSVPELIRIVSRDSPMALAQVERVRAELAAHHPGIRTAVVPVKTTGDKWLGDLSQVDGKGAFTKEVDAALVSGEADLAVHCVKDVPADRPLPAGTTFAAFLRRDDIRDALVHPGGLGLDDLPAGTRIGTSSVRRIAQLSAAYPHLECVPFRGNANRRLAKLHAGEVDALLLAVAGLERIGRADVITEVLPVETMCPPLGAGILALQCREDDTATIDVVSDLNHPETYREAMAERMFLHVLQGHCNSPIAGFATAAPDELWLRGRVFSPDGKTVLHAHESAGRLTPPDLGTSVALALLRQGARGLIDGIAH
- a CDS encoding helix-turn-helix transcriptional regulator; protein product: MTSVPEPDERLSLVFSALADPTRRDIVARLTAGDATVNELAEPYDVSVQAVSKHIRVLEEAGLVSRSRDAQRRPCHLQAEVFDLMTKWIERYRRAAEDRYRRLDAVLERMDAQEGPPVEKTRTEREEAS